The genomic segment GAAGGGTCTCCCATACTTTGTGAATCATTGTTATGCTAGTACTTTGCAACGATATGCACCATCCCTCATCTTTTGTTAGTATTAGGTTGTTTTTGTGTAATAATGAAAAAGTGCCATGCCCCTGAAAAATTTTGGGGGTATGCATGTTCCTAATGTATAAAACTTGACTGAAAATTAGCACCTGGGAAGGTTTTTCTCCTAATCATAAAGATGAATATTTCGGGGTGTGGCGCAGCCCGGCTAGCGCGCTTGAATGGGGTTCAAGAGGTCCCGAGTTCGAATCTCGGCACCCCGACCATATATAATGTGGTGGATGTAGTTCAATGGCAGAGCCCCGGATTGTGGTTCCGGTTGTTGTGGGTTCGAATCCCATCATCCACCCCATTTTTATCTATCCACTTTTTATATTCTCCAGATTTAATATTATTTATCCAATCTTATGTGTCCTCCCAGGCACAGTTTAGTTAACGCTCCCAATTATTTTATCGTGATAAATTTTTTCTAAATAACTTTTGTAACTGCAATTCGGCATGTTGTTTATAATTCTTTTTAGATCACCTCTGGAAATATATCCCATCAAATATGCAATTTCTTCGATACAGGCAATTTTCAGATCTTGCCTGTGTTCTACTGCTCCGATAAACGTAGATGCTTCCAGAAGAGTTTGCGGTGTTCCGGTATCAAGCCAGGCGATTCCACGACCAAACAATTCTACTTTTAATTTGTTTCTTTTCAGATATTCCTTATTTAAATCAGTAATTTCCAACTCACCCCGAGCAGATGGATGTAGTTTTTTTGCATATTCAACAACATTGTTATCATAAATATACAATCCAACAACTGCGTAATTTGATTTTGGTTTTATGGGTTTTTCCTCAATAGAAATTATCTTTCCGTTTTCGTCAAACTCAATAACGCCGTAGCGTTGAGGATCTTTTACATAATATCCGAAAACGGTTGCTCCATAATTTTGCTTTAGAGCAGATCGAATAAAATCAAGTTTTCCATAAAAGATATTATCACCCAGAATCATTGTAACGGAATCATTCCCGATAAATTCTTCTCCTACCAGAAAAGCGTCGGCTAATCCGCGAGGTTTATCCTGAATCTCATAATGTATTGATAATCCAAGTTGAGAGCCGTCTTTAAACAACTTTTTATATGAAAGATAGGTATCCTGATCAGAAATTATCAATATTTCTTTTATGCCAATCAGCATTAGCACAGATAAAGGATAGTATATCATGGGTTTGTCATAAACCATTGTGAGCTGTTTGCTATAAATTAATGAATTGGGATAGAGTCTGGAACCAGCTCCACCAGCTAATATGATGCCTTTCATAGTATAAGTCCTATTTATTTTATTACTTATAGACTTGATTTGATACTAATATTTTCAGTCAATAAAAAAATTAGATAAAAGAGAAACTATTGTTCTGATAACTTCATTTCAAAATCTATTGACTATGAAAATAGATGATATTTTTATATACAGACATGAATCAAAAATCTTTTGTAAGAAAGAACTCTGCGCCATCTAAAATCCTTATTATTATTCCAGCATATAATGAAGAACACATCATAAAGAAGGTTAGTGAACTTCATACCCATAATCCCTGTTGGAATCTACAGATGCTGATGTTGTAAATAGCTCACGATTCTGTAATACAAAAATACAGTGAGGGAATATCTTTGGTTGCTTCTATTGCTAAACTGGTCTTGCAGATCCTTCTTCGTCAGTTTATCACCAGATTTTATGAAGTACATTTCTTTACATCATCTCAGTAGGTTTTGATCTTGTACAGCTCTTTTTTTCTTCCATAGAATTTCATAAGGTAACCTCTATTAGTGTAATCATCGTTACTTAAATAAATTTTGTCGATAAAATTTCTCTGGAAATTATTTTTGATTTAATTGAAATTTAGGATATTTACTTACATGTCGATAGGTAGAAGAATGGTTTATTGAAATCTTCCCTCTCTTAAATTATCCATTTCTTGGTAAGTGAAAAAAATAGGGCTCGATCTTTCAAGCCCTATTCATTATTATATAAGAAAGTTTTTTAGATTTTCTTATTTACCAACCTTCATTTTCATTTTTCGTGTTTTTTGTGGTTCACGTTTTATTTATCCAGATTATTTTTCAATAATTGCTTTTCATCGACATTGCGAAGCACTTTTGCAGGATGTCCGAGTACGACTTTTTCTTTGGGAACATTCTTTGCTACGACAGATCCTGCAGCGACCATGCCATCTTCTTCGATGATCTTACCGGGAAGGATGGTTGCATTCACCCCGATTCGAGCACCAGTCTTGAGTGTTACACCTTTGAAGTGTTTATAACGCTCTTTATCTCGAGCCATATAGTTATCATTGCTGGTTGCTACACAGGGGGCTACAAAACAGTAATCACCGACTTCTGAATAAGCTGTAATATAAACATTTGTTTCAAATTTACACCTGCTTCCGATATTCACGAAGTTCTCAATGGTCACGTTCCTTCCGATAATATTTATATCACCGATCGTAACATTTTCCCGGATGGTTGAAGAGTCCGCAATGAGATTTTTATTTCCGATCACACATCCCACATATATGACCACATTTGCTCCGATGAGGCAATCATCTCCAATTAAAGCAGGTTCAAATGTCTTTTTCTTGAATATACTTCTCGGTGAAAAGAGTGGTTCTTTGCCGATGATCGTTCCATCATCGATTCGTACTCCACTTCCGATTTTCGATCCTTTATGTATGATGACATTATGCCCAATCAGACAATTATCTCCAATAATAACATCATCTTCTATGATGACGTTCAGTCCAATCTTCGTGTCTTTTCCGATCTCTGCTTTTTCAGATATTAATTTTCTCATGATGCTCCTTATACGATTTCCTGTGGTGCGCCATGATTTTCCAATGATGTCTGTGCTGCAACAAGAACTTTAAGCACATCAAGTCCATTCTGTCCATCGGTGAGCGGTTTTTTCTTATTGATGATACAGTCGATAAAATGGGAATCCTCACGTTTGAGAGGTTCGGTAAGTGTTATTTTAGGAATAGAAATATCACCATCATGAATGGAGAGGGATTCTGCAAAGGAATCATAGGACACGTCAGAAGCATCCACGCCTTTGTCGTAGATCCTTATTTTTTCACGTACTTCCATATCATCGAAGGTGACCATTTTTTCGCTTCCCACAATAGTGAATTTCCTTATCTTATGAGGATCAAGCCAGCTGACTTGACCTGTTGCGATAGTTCCGTTTTCAAAGTAAATGGTGAAGAACACCACATCATGGATGTTGTTTTTCTTCTGTAAGAAACTCTGCCCTGTCGCAGACACGCGAACCGGCTTGGAATCGATTAGATACAGCATGATCGAGATATCGTGTGGAGCAAAACTCCAGAGTGCGTTTTCATTTGATCTAACCTTGCCAAGGTTTACACGCTGTGAGTAAAGATAGAGCATGTCACCGATTTCTTTTTCATCAACCATTTTCTTAAGATAATCTACTGCTCCATGATAAAGAAGCAGATGTCCGACCATCAGAACCAGGTCTTTTTCATTTGCAAGATCAACTAATTCCTGTGCCTCATCAATATCTAAAGTGATTGGTTTTTCAACCAAACAGTGTTTGCCATGCTCGAGTGCATCTTTGGCAATTTCATAATGAGCTTCCGCACTGGATGGTATGATCACTGCGTCGATATCATCACTATTGGTGAAATCTGTGAAATTTTGTGTCGTTATAACTTCCGGGAATTGACCTTTTACTCTTTTGAGATTTTTCTCGCTGAGGTCACTCACTCCCACCAGATCACAGGTCGGTAGATTGAAAAATGTTCTCACATGATTAAATCCCCATGATCCTGATCCTATGACTGCTACTCTTGGTTTTTCCTGCATAAATTTTTCCTTTCTGTTTACTCTTACTTGCCATTCAAGTAGAGTAATATTTTATTGCCCTTGATTGCTGTGGACAAATTCGAGTCGTCAATAAATTTATTGATAAAGAAGTTTTTGTATAATTTATTACTGTTCTGTAAAATGATGTAAAATCTTGCTGTACAAAGAAAAAATGTGAAAATATATCCACTTGAAATTCTAATTTTCGGGGCGAGGGAGTAGAAATTACTGGAAATTCTTGACACACATTTTGTTTTTCACTTTTCAAAACCATAAATATTTTTGTTAATTGTAAATAAAATAAATTTTTTAATTGAGAATGGAGTTTATGATTGATAGGTCAGTAATTGCAGGGGATGAAAGAGTTCCTCTACACATTCAAAAAATTTGCAATTCCTATTGTAATTTTTTCCAATTATAT from the Candidatus Cloacimonadota bacterium genome contains:
- the rfbA gene encoding glucose-1-phosphate thymidylyltransferase, which produces MKGIILAGGAGSRLYPNSLIYSKQLTMVYDKPMIYYPLSVLMLIGIKEILIISDQDTYLSYKKLFKDGSQLGLSIHYEIQDKPRGLADAFLVGEEFIGNDSVTMILGDNIFYGKLDFIRSALKQNYGATVFGYYVKDPQRYGVIEFDENGKIISIEEKPIKPKSNYAVVGLYIYDNNVVEYAKKLHPSARGELEITDLNKEYLKRNKLKVELFGRGIAWLDTGTPQTLLEASTFIGAVEHRQDLKIACIEEIAYLMGYISRGDLKRIINNMPNCSYKSYLEKIYHDKIIGSVN
- a CDS encoding N-acetyltransferase → MRKLISEKAEIGKDTKIGLNVIIEDDVIIGDNCLIGHNVIIHKGSKIGSGVRIDDGTIIGKEPLFSPRSIFKKKTFEPALIGDDCLIGANVVIYVGCVIGNKNLIADSSTIRENVTIGDINIIGRNVTIENFVNIGSRCKFETNVYITAYSEVGDYCFVAPCVATSNDNYMARDKERYKHFKGVTLKTGARIGVNATILPGKIIEEDGMVAAGSVVAKNVPKEKVVLGHPAKVLRNVDEKQLLKNNLDK
- a CDS encoding Gfo/Idh/MocA family oxidoreductase produces the protein MQEKPRVAVIGSGSWGFNHVRTFFNLPTCDLVGVSDLSEKNLKRVKGQFPEVITTQNFTDFTNSDDIDAVIIPSSAEAHYEIAKDALEHGKHCLVEKPITLDIDEAQELVDLANEKDLVLMVGHLLLYHGAVDYLKKMVDEKEIGDMLYLYSQRVNLGKVRSNENALWSFAPHDISIMLYLIDSKPVRVSATGQSFLQKKNNIHDVVFFTIYFENGTIATGQVSWLDPHKIRKFTIVGSEKMVTFDDMEVREKIRIYDKGVDASDVSYDSFAESLSIHDGDISIPKITLTEPLKREDSHFIDCIINKKKPLTDGQNGLDVLKVLVAAQTSLENHGAPQEIV